The following proteins are encoded in a genomic region of Bacillus marinisedimentorum:
- the hutI gene encoding imidazolonepropionase produces the protein MAQQADVLFLNIGQLLLPDGSCGPLKGKEMQKLKTVEDAAVAVKDGKVQFAGPESDAGEITAAETIDCKGRLVSPGLVDPHTHLVFGGSRENEMALKLQGVPYLEILKQGGGILATVKATKSASESELVEKARFHLDRMLSYGVTALEAKSGYGLEKETELKQLRAVRKLQESHPSTVVSTFLGAHALPSEYKQHPEAFLNEMAGLLPLIKNENLAEFVDIFCETGVFTVEQSEDYLRRAREAGFRLKIHADEIDPLGGTEAAVRLGAASADHLVGASDEGIRMLAESDTIAVLLPGTTFYLGKETYARAREMLKAGAAVALSTDFNPGSSPTENLQFIMNLAMLKLKMTPEEIWNAVTVNAAYAIGRGQSAGSISEGRYADLVIWEAGNYAYIPYHYGVNHVSSVYVKGKKVYESGGWR, from the coding sequence TTGGCACAACAGGCAGATGTTCTCTTTCTCAATATCGGCCAGCTTCTGCTGCCGGATGGCAGCTGCGGGCCATTGAAGGGAAAAGAGATGCAAAAACTGAAGACTGTTGAAGATGCAGCTGTTGCAGTAAAGGATGGAAAAGTGCAATTCGCAGGCCCGGAATCGGATGCCGGAGAAATCACTGCGGCAGAAACGATCGATTGTAAAGGGAGACTTGTTTCCCCGGGTCTTGTTGACCCTCATACACATCTTGTTTTTGGCGGTTCAAGGGAAAACGAGATGGCGCTGAAGCTTCAGGGCGTTCCCTATCTTGAGATTTTAAAGCAAGGCGGCGGTATTTTAGCCACAGTAAAAGCTACCAAATCAGCCAGTGAAAGCGAGCTTGTTGAAAAAGCCCGTTTCCATCTCGATCGCATGCTGTCTTATGGAGTGACGGCACTCGAGGCAAAAAGCGGATACGGACTTGAAAAAGAAACGGAACTGAAACAGCTGCGAGCTGTGAGGAAGCTGCAAGAATCACATCCGTCAACGGTTGTTTCAACTTTTCTTGGCGCCCATGCCCTTCCTTCGGAATACAAACAGCATCCGGAGGCGTTTCTGAATGAAATGGCCGGATTGCTTCCGCTTATCAAAAATGAAAACCTTGCCGAGTTTGTGGATATTTTTTGCGAGACCGGCGTTTTTACAGTTGAGCAGTCTGAAGACTATCTGCGCCGCGCCCGTGAAGCAGGATTTCGCCTGAAAATCCATGCGGATGAAATCGATCCGCTTGGTGGAACGGAGGCGGCAGTAAGACTTGGAGCAGCATCAGCGGACCACCTGGTCGGTGCATCAGATGAAGGAATCCGGATGCTTGCTGAATCCGATACGATTGCTGTTCTTTTGCCGGGAACTACCTTTTATTTAGGAAAGGAAACGTACGCCAGGGCGAGGGAAATGCTCAAGGCAGGCGCAGCGGTTGCTTTATCGACCGATTTCAATCCGGGCAGCTCGCCAACCGAAAATCTTCAGTTCATCATGAATCTTGCGATGCTGAAATTGAAAATGACGCCGGAAGAAATTTGGAATGCGGTGACCGTCAATGCGGCTTACGCAATCGGACGCGGGCAATCAGCTGGCAGTATTTCAGAAGGACGGTATGCAGACCTTGTCATCTGGGAAGCCGGTAACTATGCCTATATCCCGTATCATTACGGAGTTAATCATGTCTCTTCTGTATACGTAAAAGGGAAAAAAGTATATGAAAGCGGGGGATGGAGATGA
- the hutU gene encoding urocanate hydratase — protein MAGIQNTIRAPRGSELNTKGWVQEAALRMLMNNLDPEVAERPEDLVVYGGKGKAARNWESYHKIVDTLKELENDETLLVQSGKPVAVFKSHEDAPRVLIANSNLVPAWANWEHFRELEQKGLMMYGQMTAGSWIYIGSQGILQGTYETFAEAARKHFGGSLRHTLTVTAGLGGMGGAQPLAVTMNDGVVIAVEVDRSRIERRIKSGYCDVMSESLDEALTLASEAKHEGKALSIGLLGNAAEVLPELVKRGICPDLLTDQTSAHDPLVGYLPRGLSLAEGEKLRNTDPEEYLKQALESIAVHVKAMLDLQTKGAVTFDYGNNIRQVAFDEGVKDAFDFPGFVPAFIRPQFCEGKGPFRWAALSGDPNDIFKIDERIIQEFSDNSHLVNWIKMARQKVKFQGLPARICWLGFGERAKFGKVINEMVASGELSAPVVIGRDHLDTGSVASPNRETEAMRDGSDAVADWPILNALINGVNGASWVSFHHGGGVGMGYSLHAGMVIVADGTEAAGKRLERVLTSDPGLGVARHADAGYERAVQTARKHGIQLPMLTDD, from the coding sequence ATGGCTGGCATCCAGAATACAATCCGGGCACCGCGCGGATCGGAACTGAACACAAAGGGCTGGGTACAGGAAGCGGCTTTGCGAATGCTGATGAATAATCTTGACCCTGAAGTTGCCGAACGGCCTGAAGACCTTGTGGTATACGGCGGTAAAGGAAAAGCCGCCAGGAACTGGGAAAGTTATCATAAAATTGTCGATACGCTGAAGGAACTTGAAAATGATGAGACTTTGCTCGTTCAGTCAGGAAAACCGGTTGCCGTTTTTAAAAGCCACGAAGATGCACCACGTGTATTGATTGCTAACTCAAACCTGGTGCCGGCCTGGGCGAACTGGGAACACTTTCGGGAGCTTGAACAAAAAGGGCTGATGATGTACGGCCAGATGACAGCAGGAAGCTGGATTTATATCGGTTCGCAAGGGATTCTACAGGGGACGTATGAAACGTTTGCGGAAGCTGCCCGAAAGCATTTCGGGGGTTCACTGCGCCATACGCTTACCGTCACTGCCGGGCTTGGCGGAATGGGAGGGGCCCAGCCGCTTGCTGTCACGATGAACGATGGTGTCGTCATCGCTGTAGAAGTGGACCGGTCGCGAATCGAGCGGAGGATTAAGTCGGGATACTGTGACGTAATGTCCGAATCGCTGGACGAAGCACTTACACTTGCCAGTGAGGCTAAGCATGAAGGCAAGGCCCTGTCGATCGGACTGCTCGGAAATGCGGCAGAAGTACTGCCTGAACTGGTAAAGCGCGGAATATGCCCGGATTTATTGACTGACCAGACCTCAGCGCATGATCCGCTCGTGGGGTATCTGCCGCGCGGCTTGAGCCTTGCGGAAGGGGAAAAACTGAGAAACACCGATCCCGAAGAATATTTGAAACAGGCGCTTGAAAGCATTGCGGTTCACGTCAAAGCCATGCTTGACCTACAGACAAAAGGGGCTGTCACATTCGATTACGGCAACAATATCCGTCAGGTCGCATTCGATGAAGGTGTAAAAGATGCTTTCGATTTCCCGGGATTTGTTCCGGCTTTCATCAGGCCTCAATTTTGCGAAGGGAAAGGGCCCTTTCGCTGGGCAGCCCTTTCAGGAGACCCGAACGACATTTTTAAAATTGATGAACGGATCATTCAGGAATTTTCCGATAACAGCCATCTTGTCAACTGGATTAAGATGGCCAGGCAGAAAGTCAAATTCCAGGGGCTGCCGGCCCGGATTTGCTGGCTCGGTTTCGGTGAACGGGCCAAGTTTGGAAAAGTCATAAACGAAATGGTGGCAAGCGGCGAGCTATCTGCCCCGGTTGTTATCGGCAGGGATCATCTTGATACTGGTTCAGTCGCATCTCCAAACAGGGAGACCGAAGCAATGAGGGACGGAAGTGATGCAGTCGCCGACTGGCCGATTTTAAATGCCCTCATTAACGGTGTCAACGGAGCGAGCTGGGTATCCTTCCATCATGGCGGCGGAGTAGGAATGGGATATTCCCTCCATGCTGGAATGGTTATTGTGGCTGATGGTACCGAAGCGGCTGGCAAGCGGCTTGAACGGGTCCTTACTTCCGATCCGGGCCTCGGTGTCGCCAGGCATGCTGATGCCGGATATGAACGTGCAGTCCAAACAGCCCGGAAACATGGCATTCAGCTTCCGATGCTGACGGATGATTGA